A segment of the Campylobacter vulpis genome:
TGTGAGCCAAGTCCAAGTGCAACCACGCAAACCACAGAAGCGATTCCTATAATAATGCCAAGCATAGTCAAAAGCGACCTTAGCTTATGTGCGATAATGGAAGAATAGGCGATTTTAAAGCATTCAAAAACTTGATTTTTAAGCAAATTGAAACTCTTTTTTTCTTTTGGCATTGCTTTAATTTCAAATTCTCTCATCTTTGAATTTTGCTTAGTATCGCTTAAAATTTCGCCGTCCTTTATCTCTATCACACGCCCTGCTTTTGCGGCAATTTTTGGGTCGTGCGTTACAAGTATGATGGTGTGTCCTTGCGTGTTGAGCTTTTGTAAAATTTCAAGCACCATCACCCCGCTTTTACTATCGAGTGCACCCGTTGGCTCATCGGCTAAGATTAATTCCCCTCCATTCATCAAAGCCCTTGCTATGCTGACTCTTTGCTGCTGTCCGCCGCTTAATTCATTAGGCTTAGAATTCATTTTGTGAGAAAGTTCCAAATTTTCTAGCAAGTAAATTGCTCTTTGATTTCTCTCTTCGCTTTTTTTACCCGCATAAACGCTTGGCAAAGCGACATTTTCCTTTGCGCTTAAAAGAGGAAGTAAATTATAACGCTGAAAGATAAAGCCTATTTTCTCACGCCTAAGTCTTGCTTTTTCATCTTTGTTTAAATTTGTTAGCTCATAATTTTCAAAGAAAAAACGCCCCCCACTTGGCTCATCTAGCGTTCCTATAATGTTTAAAAGTGAGGTTTTTCCACTCCCACTTTGCCCGATAATGGCGACAAATTCGCCCTTTTCTATGTGCAAATTAATGCTCTTTAAAATGGTATTTTGCCCTATTTTTTTGCTGATATTTTCAAGCTGTATCATTAAAATCCAAATTTCATCGCTGGAGCTAGCGCTTCAAGGCTTGAAGAGATGATTAAATCCTCTCCCTCACTCACACCCTCCAAAATTTCGGTATTTAACGCATCTTTTATGCCAAGCTTAACATAAGCTTTACGCACTCTATCCCTTTCTAAAATTTCGACAAAATAGCCTCCCTCATCGTTTTTAATTGCATAAGTTGGCACAGCAAGGACATCATTTGCACTCGCCACCACGATTTCATTTTGTATGCTCATACCTATACGCAATAAGTCATCTTGGTTATCCACAAAAAATTTCGCATAATAATAAATGGCATTACTCGTAGAATTTGAGCTATTTGAGCTATTTTGCTGGGAACTTAAATCACTAATTTGCGTATCGGCTGGATCTATGCTAGCAATTTGTGCTTTATAAGTTTTTTCAGGATTACTAAGTAAAGAAAATTCAAGCTTAGTGCCGATTTTAATTTTACTCACATCAGCTTCTGCGATTTCCATTCTCACTTCCATTTGTTCTAAATTTGCGATTCTAACGATGGTCGGGGTGTTTTGATTAGCATTAACCGTTTGCCCCTCATCAACCGCCACATTGATAATTACGCCGTCCATAGGAGCTGTGATAATGGTATAATCTAAATCTTTTTGCACGTTTTTAAGCGTGATTTCAAGCTCAATCACCTCCGCATTTAAAGCCGCCACATTTGCTTTAAGTGTAAAATAATTATCCTTAAGCGTTTCAAGGCTCTCAAGCGAAGTCGCTCTTTTCGCATAAAGCTTTTGCTCTCTTACATACTGCTTAGAGGCGATATTTAGGGCGACTTTTTTACTTTCCAAATTTGCTCTTGCACTCTCAAGCCTAGCCTTAGTGATATCAAGGTCATTTTGCTGCTTATCCTTATCAATTTGAGCGATTAAGTCTCCTTGCTTAACCCTATCCCCAACATCAACATAAAGCTTTACGATTTGTCCGCTTACTTGTGCGCCCACATCAACTTGCTCTTTAGCATAGACCTTACCCACAGCCTCTATGGTTTGAGAGATATTTTTGCGTGTAATTTTTTGCGTAAGATACTCTACATCTTCCTTAGAAAAATACATATAAATAGCAAGTGCTAAAAGCACTAAAACGCCCACCATTAGGCTAACAATTACCTTTTTCTTCATTATCCTACCTCAATGCACGCATTTTACTAACGCAAAGTGAATTTTTTGTGAATTTAAAACAATTCTCCGTGCTTCTCATAATGACTGATTTTAGTAATGGCGTTATTTTCATCGACAAAAACAACTTTTGGTTTATGTTTGCTTAATTCTTTTTCCTCCAAATTCGCATACGCCATAATGATGATTTTATCTCCCACTTGCACCTGTCTAGCCGCCGCACCATTAAGGCAAATCATTCCCTTTTCTTTGGTTGCTATGGTATAGGTTTCAAACCTTGCACCATTATTAACATTAACCACTTGCACCTTTTCATACTCAAACATTCCACTTGCTTTAAGAAGTTCCTCATCTATGCTGATACTTCCCACATAATCAAGCCTCGCTTCATTCACTGTGGCTCTGTGAATTTTAGATTTTAATATTGTAATTTGCATCATTTTCCTTTCGTTTTTGATATTTTAGCCTAAATAAAGTCTTTTTGCGACAAAAGCCCTATCAAAGCCATTTTCATCTTTAAAAAATTTCGCTTTAAAATTGTATTTTTCTAAAATTTGACTTAAAATTTCTTTTTGGTCATAACCAAATTCACAGGCTAAAAATTTTGCCCTTTTTTGATAAGCAAAAAGGATAATTTTTTCTAAAAACTCATAGCCTTTTTCTCCACCAAAAAGGGCATTTCTAGGCTCATTTTGCACCCATTTATCAAGAGGATAAGAATTTTTAATATAGGGAGGATTTGAAAAAATCAAGTCAAATTCACCCTCTTTCACATCAAGCTTTTCAAAATCACTTAGTATAAAATCTATTAGAACTTCGTGTTTTTTGGCATTTTTAAGGGCAATTTTAAAAGCTTTTTCATTAATATCGCAAGCCTTAATATTAAGTTTTAAATTCTTCGCTAAAATAATGCTTAAAATTCCGCTTCCAAAGCCTATTTCAAGAGCATTTTTTAATTTTTCTTTTTGAACTAGATCCAAAATTTTGCTAAGTAAAATTTCACTATCATAACGCGGGATTAAAACACCCTTTTCAATGTGAAAATTTAGTCCATAAAAATCCGCTTTTTTAAAAAGATATTCATAAGGCTCACCCTCCTTAAAACGCCTTATAAGCTCAAAATACTCACTCTCATCAAAGTCCAAATCTTCATTTAAAAAAAGCCAAGTCCTATCCTTTTGTAAAAGCTCACATAAGATAAATAAAGCTTCATTAGCCTTTTCTTTAAGCTGTATTTTAGCAAGGCTTAAAGCCTCTTTGATTTTCAAACAAGTGCCTTAAGCCTATCACTAATGCTAGGGTGAGAAAGATGAAAAATGGTGTAAATTCGACTTGTCTTAATAAAGGCTTTATTTTCCCTCGCAAGGGCGATTAAGGCATTTTTCATATCCTCTTTTGAGCTTAATTTTGCTCCGTGTTGATCAGCGGCAAATTCATTTTTACGGCTTAAAAAATTAAGCAAAGGGGAAATAAGGGAGGTAAAAATAGAACCAAATATAAGCAAAAGAGCAAAAACTCCCGCATTCACACCCTCCAAGCCACTTTGCGTATAAAAAAATTCAGGTAAATTTGCAAAAAGAAAAAATAACGCAAAAAGCATCAAAGCCCCGCTCACAAGGGCTTTTAAAATATCTTTATGCACAAAATGTCCAAGCTCGTGTCCCAAAACAGCTAAAAGCTCTTTTTCACTCAAAGCTTTCAAAAGCGTATCAAAAAGCACCACTCTTTTACTCTTAAAAAGCCCTCCAAAATAAGCATTAAGCCTTTTATCTCTCTTACTTGCATCGATGACATAAACGCCATTTGCATTAAAGCCACATTGCTTCATTAAATTTTCAATTTTATTTAACAAATTCTCATCATCAAGCTTTTGCATTTTATTAAAAAGTGGAGCAATGAGGGTGGGGTAAATGAGATTTATCACTAAAATCACACAAAAAGAAAAGGCAAAAGCCCCAAGCCACCATAAAGCCCCTAAAAATTCATAGCATAAAAGCAAAATGTAGATAATTGCAAAGCCAAAAATAAGAAGTAAGGCTAAAGATTTCAAACTATCTTTTATAAAAAGCGACACGCTCATATTTGAAAAGCCTTGTGCCTTATTTTTTACAAAGTCGCTATAAATGCTTAAAGGCAAATTAAGTAAAGCTCCAATTACCAAAAAAGCTAACAAAAATAAGGTATTTTCAAGCCTCGAATTTTCACTTATCAGTAAAGCTTTAAGATAAGCAAAGCCAAAACCAAGCCAAGCTATGTTAATAATAAGATGATAAAAATTAGAAAAAAGCTCGAATTTTTCATTTTCAATGGCAATATCCGCCGCCCTTTTATACTCTTCTTCGTTTAAAATTTCCGCCTTTTTCTCTCTTTCTTGCTCTAAAAAACGAATTTGCACATAAGAAATCAGTGCAAAAAAAGCTGTATAAAGACATAAAATCGCGATCAACAACATCTATTTTCCTTAAAATTAATTTTACTAATCAAAAAACTTTCTAAGCTCATCTAGCATTTTTTTTGCCATAAGCTCATAGCCCTTAATACTCAAATGCACATCTCTTAAAGAAAATTTTTTCTCTATCCAAAGGGCTTTGCCACCACTTTCTTGCATAAATTCGTGCATATCAAATAAAAGTGTTTTTTCCTCTTTTGCTAGTTCATAAATAGCCTTTTTAACAGCATGAAAATTAGGACTTAAGATATAATCTTGACCTTTTTTTTGCGTTACGGTTGGAGGGGAGATAAGCATAAAAATAGCATTTTTGTTTTCCTGTCTTAAAATTTTAAATAATTCCTTGTAATTTTTCTTAAATTCTACTGCATTAAAATCCCTTAATAAAGCGTCATTTGAGCCGTAAGCAAGGATAATTAAATCATTTTTTAATATGCTTAATTCCTTTTTCATAACATCTAAATTCCAGCTTTTCCACAAATCACTTCTAGCACCATTAATCGCTATGGTATCTAAAAAAATGCTTTTGCCTTTTTTATCCATTATAAAATAGCCGCCAAGCTCGGCTTTTTCTTGTAAGGCGGTGATTTTTAAAGGAAAAGTAGAAGTGATTTCTTTATAAGACCATTTGTCCTTAGCATTTGAGCGTAGAATAAAGCTTTTATCTTTCGCGTCTTTTACACTAAAAGCATTTTGAGAAAATGGAGCTTTAAACAGAAAGCCGACTTTAAATTCCTTTGTTTCTAGCTTAGTGTTTAAATTGATTGTAGCACCTTTCTTATCAGCCTTTGCTATGATGCCTCCTAAGGGATAATTATGCTGCTTTTCATCAGTAATTTTAGAATTTAAAATGGTAAAATTCTTAAACCCATAAGTTAAATTAAGATTTTGCTGATATTTAGGCTGCAAAGCATAGGCAAAACCAACAGCATTTGAGCGTAATAAATAATCCCTTATCACACGCGGGAAAAAATCCGCAGCCATATGAGAATCCCCATAAATGCGTATGCTAAAGTCTTTTTTTGCCTTATATTTTTTTTCAAGCTTTTTAAGATCTTTTTTTGCGACATAGCTTTTAAAAGATTTAGAATTTGCACTTTGTTTTAAAATGCTTTCAATTTCTTCATTTAAATCCGCCTTAAGACTTAAGCTAAGGCTTAAAATAAGAATCAAAAGCCTAAAAACTCGCATTAATGTCCTTTATTTTAATGTATTCAAGTAAAAGTTTTGACATTTCTTTCGCTCCACTTGGCGTAAAATGCACTCCATCATCACTTCTTACCTTAATGCTTTTATTATTTTCATCTTTAATATAGGCTGAATAGGCGTCATTTTTACTAAAAAAAAGCTTGGTATTAATGAAAATGCCCTTATTTTTTAAGATTTCTTGACTATAAATTTGATTTAAAACGCTGATTTTTTTATTTAAATCCTCTTTTTTCACGGGAGGAATTTCATACCATAAAACCTTTGCATTGTATTTTGCTGCGATTTTTAGAATTTCATCAACTCTTTGTGTGTAAATTTCAAGCCACGATTTAGAATTAAAGCGATGGTAAATTCCACCCTTTTTAATGTCCCAAGGATCATTTGCGCCTAGTAAAACAATTAAATATTTAATATTTTTATTATTTTGCAAGGTCTTAGTCGTCTCTTTAGCCCAGTCAAAATAAGACTTATAAGAAAGTCCTGTATTTTGCTTACTTAAATCCACAACCTTTAAGCCCAAAGCTTTCAAATCCTTATTTAATGCCACTGCAACACCTTGCATTAAAGAATCGCCTATAAGTAAAAATTCTTCATTAAGACTAACTTCTAGCTTGGTATTATCAATAAAACTAATATTTGCTTCAGGCTCTATAATGACTTCAGGTTTTTCCAAAACTAAGCTTAAATTCTGCTCTTTCTTGACGCTTAAATTTTCCTCTTTTTCCACTTCAAATTCTGTCATTATGCTTTCATTACTCAAAATCATACGCACTTGCTCAAGCTTAACTTTCAAGGCATCTGCCTCGTTTAAAATATCATTTTGTGGATAAAAAATGATGTGATATTTTTGCTCTAAATAAGAACTAATGCTCTTATTCATCACCAAAACAACCAAAACAAAAACAACAACTAAGATAAATAAAAATTTAATAACTTGCATTAAAAACTCGAATAAATAAATTCAGGCATTCCGCTTGGCATAAAAGCAAACACTAAAAGTAAGATGAAAGCGATAATAAAGGGCTTTAATAAAAACGGCGTAAGATTTAAAATTCTCACACAATAATCCCTAAAATTAATAAACAAAGGATAAGTGATGAAAAGCACTATGAAAATGATTAAAACATAAATGTCTTCGTATTTTAAAGGTAGGAAAAAATTTTCATAACAAGATTTAAGATAATCAAGAGCCTCATTTAAACCCTTATAGTAGAAAAAAATCCACGCAAAGCAAACAAAATGAAAAGTGATAAAACGCCCCACAAAGGCAAATTTTTTAAGACTAAAAGGAGTAAGGGCTATGAGATGCAAAAACACAACCCCAAAGCCGTGCAAAATACCCCAAATCAAA
Coding sequences within it:
- a CDS encoding efflux RND transporter periplasmic adaptor subunit, producing MVGVLVLLALAIYMYFSKEDVEYLTQKITRKNISQTIEAVGKVYAKEQVDVGAQVSGQIVKLYVDVGDRVKQGDLIAQIDKDKQQNDLDITKARLESARANLESKKVALNIASKQYVREQKLYAKRATSLESLETLKDNYFTLKANVAALNAEVIELEITLKNVQKDLDYTIITAPMDGVIINVAVDEGQTVNANQNTPTIVRIANLEQMEVRMEIAEADVSKIKIGTKLEFSLLSNPEKTYKAQIASIDPADTQISDLSSQQNSSNSSNSTSNAIYYYAKFFVDNQDDLLRIGMSIQNEIVVASANDVLAVPTYAIKNDEGGYFVEILERDRVRKAYVKLGIKDALNTEILEGVSEGEDLIISSSLEALAPAMKFGF
- the panD gene encoding aspartate 1-decarboxylase, with amino-acid sequence MQITILKSKIHRATVNEARLDYVGSISIDEELLKASGMFEYEKVQVVNVNNGARFETYTIATKEKGMICLNGAAARQVQVGDKIIIMAYANLEEKELSKHKPKVVFVDENNAITKISHYEKHGELF
- a CDS encoding HemK/PrmC family methyltransferase translates to MKIKEALSLAKIQLKEKANEALFILCELLQKDRTWLFLNEDLDFDESEYFELIRRFKEGEPYEYLFKKADFYGLNFHIEKGVLIPRYDSEILLSKILDLVQKEKLKNALEIGFGSGILSIILAKNLKLNIKACDINEKAFKIALKNAKKHEVLIDFILSDFEKLDVKEGEFDLIFSNPPYIKNSYPLDKWVQNEPRNALFGGEKGYEFLEKIILFAYQKRAKFLACEFGYDQKEILSQILEKYNFKAKFFKDENGFDRAFVAKRLYLG
- a CDS encoding M48 family metallopeptidase, which translates into the protein MLLIAILCLYTAFFALISYVQIRFLEQEREKKAEILNEEEYKRAADIAIENEKFELFSNFYHLIINIAWLGFGFAYLKALLISENSRLENTLFLLAFLVIGALLNLPLSIYSDFVKNKAQGFSNMSVSLFIKDSLKSLALLLIFGFAIIYILLLCYEFLGALWWLGAFAFSFCVILVINLIYPTLIAPLFNKMQKLDDENLLNKIENLMKQCGFNANGVYVIDASKRDKRLNAYFGGLFKSKRVVLFDTLLKALSEKELLAVLGHELGHFVHKDILKALVSGALMLFALFFLFANLPEFFYTQSGLEGVNAGVFALLLIFGSIFTSLISPLLNFLSRKNEFAADQHGAKLSSKEDMKNALIALARENKAFIKTSRIYTIFHLSHPSISDRLKALV
- a CDS encoding GDSL-type esterase/lipase family protein is translated as MRVFRLLILILSLSLSLKADLNEEIESILKQSANSKSFKSYVAKKDLKKLEKKYKAKKDFSIRIYGDSHMAADFFPRVIRDYLLRSNAVGFAYALQPKYQQNLNLTYGFKNFTILNSKITDEKQHNYPLGGIIAKADKKGATINLNTKLETKEFKVGFLFKAPFSQNAFSVKDAKDKSFILRSNAKDKWSYKEITSTFPLKITALQEKAELGGYFIMDKKGKSIFLDTIAINGARSDLWKSWNLDVMKKELSILKNDLIILAYGSNDALLRDFNAVEFKKNYKELFKILRQENKNAIFMLISPPTVTQKKGQDYILSPNFHAVKKAIYELAKEEKTLLFDMHEFMQESGGKALWIEKKFSLRDVHLSIKGYELMAKKMLDELRKFFD
- a CDS encoding SGNH/GDSL hydrolase family protein, with the protein product MQVIKFLFILVVVFVLVVLVMNKSISSYLEQKYHIIFYPQNDILNEADALKVKLEQVRMILSNESIMTEFEVEKEENLSVKKEQNLSLVLEKPEVIIEPEANISFIDNTKLEVSLNEEFLLIGDSLMQGVAVALNKDLKALGLKVVDLSKQNTGLSYKSYFDWAKETTKTLQNNKNIKYLIVLLGANDPWDIKKGGIYHRFNSKSWLEIYTQRVDEILKIAAKYNAKVLWYEIPPVKKEDLNKKISVLNQIYSQEILKNKGIFINTKLFFSKNDAYSAYIKDENNKSIKVRSDDGVHFTPSGAKEMSKLLLEYIKIKDINASF